Genomic window (Leisingera methylohalidivorans DSM 14336):
GCCACTGGGGTTGCGGAAGCCATGATTTCCTCCGGCTCCACCGGCTATGACCGCAAGGTCTGGGAAAGCCTGGGTTATTTCTATGAAGTGGATGCCTGGCTGCCGCGCAACTATGTGTTTGTGAACACCGAAATCTGGAACGGCACCTCCGAGGCAAGCCGGAACGTGATCATGGGCTGCGCCAAGCTTGCGGAATATGCGGGCAACTGGCGGGCCAAGGAATACACCGGTTTCACCCTGCAGGGACTGCGCGACGGCGGTATGAACGTCGGCCCGGCATCGGAGCAGATGACGGCCGAGCTGAAGGAAATCGGCGACACCATGACCAACGAATGGCTGGAAGCCGCAGGCGACGAGGGCAAGGCCATCGTCGATGCATTCCGCGCAGAATAATCAGCGTGCAGGATACGGGCGGCACAGAATGGGCCGCCCGTAATCTCATAATAAAATAAGCCGATGGGGATGATATGACTGTGCTCAGGGGGCTGCGCTCCGGACTGGATTTTCTTTACCTCGCCGCTGGGGTGCTGGCCGCCCTTTGCCTGATTGCGATACTGGGCCTGATCGTTGTTCAGATGCTTGCCCGCTGGACCGGTGAGGTGTTTCCCGGCGCGCCGGATTACGCGGGCTATGCGATGGCCGCCGCGTCGTTTTTGGCCTTTGCCAATGCGCTGAACCGGGGCAGCCATATCCGGGTGTCGATCCTGCTGAATGCCGTGCCCGAAGGCTTCCGCCGGGTGCTGGAGATCTGGTGCTTTGGCATCGGCACCGCGGTGATGTGGTATTTCACCTATTACGCCTACCGGTTTGTCTACTGGAGCTGGAAATTCAACGACGTCAGCCAGGGCCAGGACCGCACGCCCCTGTGGATACCGCAAAGCGTGATGCTGTTCGGCGGGGCCGTTCTGGCCGTCGCCCTGACCGATCATCTGATTCATGTGATCTTCCGCGGTGACCACCGCATCACCCGGGATCTGGACGACCAGAGCCACGCGGAGTAAGCCCCTTGGAAAATATCTCAGTTATCATTCTGTTTCTCTTCGTGCTGTTCACCCTTCTAGGGTCCGGCGTCTGGGTTGGCCTGGCGCTGATGGGCGTAGCCTGGGTCGGCATGGAGCTGTTCACCACCCGCCCTGTCGGCGACGTGATGCTGACCACGATCTGGTCGGCCTCTTCCAGCTGGACCCTGACGGCGCTGCCGATGTTCATCTGGATGGGGGAAATTCTGTACCGGACCCGGCTGTCCGAGGACATGTTCAAAGGGTTGGCGCCCTGGATGGCGCCCTTGCCCGGCGGCCTGGTGCATACCAATATCGTCGGCTGCACGGTGT
Coding sequences:
- a CDS encoding TRAP transporter small permease — protein: MTVLRGLRSGLDFLYLAAGVLAALCLIAILGLIVVQMLARWTGEVFPGAPDYAGYAMAAASFLAFANALNRGSHIRVSILLNAVPEGFRRVLEIWCFGIGTAVMWYFTYYAYRFVYWSWKFNDVSQGQDRTPLWIPQSVMLFGGAVLAVALTDHLIHVIFRGDHRITRDLDDQSHAE